In one Brassica oleracea var. oleracea cultivar TO1000 chromosome C9, BOL, whole genome shotgun sequence genomic region, the following are encoded:
- the LOC106317190 gene encoding pumilio homolog 14-like produces the protein MDSSGINNTNSESHEEQNPTPVNQLGATQLQPSQPQPNYSRRFLDERLSRFPSGADLQTLESSFGSLSVADSSVPPFLENRWTNGSSSSSSSLQYQEINGAPGYNADAGRYRNPNSGVFRNGNSQDVPPLSRGRHWGSNNGLGYVRNNSSWKNNQGFLNNHDQSLYFGNPRTRSIASLAKDQSSSAELQRKISEGSKETIDVVFEGVIFHVCDLMVDPYGHHVLRKLMERCSSEQISQIVDVITQQQFGFVKICTDPVGALAVKSLLRCLQTEEQVLRIVGVVSLGALLLTRSSNAFVILQCFKQFNPSHTRELLAVIAQNCLQIATDEYGCRMLQQCLETGCNVVKQRLIQEIIANALRICADSYGNYVVQYLLELGDPNVTVSLIKQLLGNYAFLARNKFASHVVQKFLKIEYIDPSLIVYDLLKDIDTLLLDPFGNYVIQTAWFVCKDELRMILMMHIDRNKRLMRCNMYGNKILERLNL, from the exons ATGGACTCGTCTGGCATCAACAACACCAACAGCGAAAGCCATGAAGAGCAGAATCCAACTCCGGTGAATCAACTAGGTGCCACTCAGTTGCAACCTTCTCAGCCTCAACCCAATTACTCTCGCAGATTTCTAGATGAACGGCTATCTAGATTCCCCAGTGGTGCTGATCTGCAAACCCTAGAATCCTCCTTCGGTTCGCTCTCCGTTGCCGATTCAAGTGTTCCTCCGTTTCTTGAAAACCGTTGGACCAATGGATCGTCTTCTTCGTCGTCGTCACTACAATACCAAGAGATCAATGGCGCCCCTGGCTATAATGCTGATGCAGGGAGATATAGGAATCCTAACAGTGGTGTTTTCCGAAACGGAAACTCGCAAGACGTTCCTCCTTTGTCAAGAGGTCGTCATTGGGGTTCCAACAATGGACTAGGTTATGTAAGGAACAATAGTTCTTGGAAGAACAACCAAGGGTTCTTGAACAACCATGATCAGTCTCTGTATTTCGGGAACCCTAGAACGAGATCGATTGCTTCGCTTGCTAAAGATCAGAGTTCGAGTGCTGAGTTGCAGAGGAAGATCTCCGAGGGCTCCAAGGAAACCATCGATGTGGTTTTCGAGGGTGTTATCTTTCACGTCTGTGACTTGATGGTTGACCCTTATGGCCATCACGTTCTGAGGAAGCTTATGGAGAGGTGCAGCTCTGAACAGATCTCTCAGATTGTTGATGTCATCACTCAGCAACAGTTTGGATTTGTTAAAATTTGCACTGATCCTGTCGG AGCCCTTGCGGTAAAGTCGCTGTTGAGGTGTCTTCAAACTGAGGAACAAGTTTTACGCATAGTGGGAGTTGTCAGCTTGGGAGCACTTTTATTGACAAGGAGCAGCAATGCATTTGTGATTCTCCAATGCTTCAAGCAGTTTAATCCCTCCCACACTAGG GAGCTTCTTGCAGTTATCGCTCAGAACTGTTTGCAGATAGCAACTGATGAATATGGCTGCCGCATGCTTCAACAATGTCTTGAAACTGGTTGTAACGTGGTAAAGCAAAGATTGATTCAGGAGATAATCGCGAACGCGTTGAGAATCTGCGCTGACTCCTACGG AAACTACGTGGTGCAGTATCTACTGGAGCTCGGTGATCCAAATGTAACAGTTTCGCTCATAAAACAGCTGCTAGGGAACTACGCGTTCCTCGCTCGTAACAAATTTGCAAGCCATGTTGTGCAAAAGTTCTTGAAAATCGAGTATATCGACCCTAGCTTGATCGTATACGACTTGCTTAAAGATATTGATACACTTCTTCTTGATCCGTTTGGAAACTATGTCATTCAAACGGCATGGTTTGTCTGTAAG GACGAGTTGCGCATGATCTTGATGATGCATATTGATCGTAATAAACGATTGATGAGGTGCAACATGTATGGGAATAAAATTCTGGAGAGACTCAATCTCTAG
- the LOC106313831 gene encoding F-box/kelch-repeat protein At5g43190 gives MFRLRAPGKKPITITTPTTSTSASNFLYWSPESSPTAVSSPTAMDPIIWSNLPNHILDHILSFLPFKTLVSLRPTSKHLRSLILSPTFLSDHSFSLPSFLLLSHPQAFQSFPLFDPNLISWRTLPLPRSLSLTCASSLLSSSHGLLCFSVSPSSASSLSVFNPLTRSSRSIKFPFYPFPFELLSLVAFPDSYRIFTISSSSSTSRSVCLYDSGDRSWRIFGGVDQVLPRGFNQDGVFYNGSLYFVRSEPFLLVSVNLDDGKWTAATGDGVFPAEDEITFARLVTDPEKKILYMVGGIGSNGICRSIKIYEFKRETESWIEAETLPDIVCRKFTSVCYHNYEHVYCLWHKEMICVCCYNWPEILFFHVGRRTWHWVPKCPSLPEKWSCGFRWFSLVPSLSASV, from the coding sequence ATGTTCCGACTCAGAGCTCCCGGCAAGAAACCCATTACCATCACCACCCCCACCACTTCAACGTCCGCCTCCAATTTCCTTTACTGGTCACCGGAATCTTCTCCCACCGCCGTATCCTCTCCAACCGCTATGGATCCGATCATTTGGTCCAATCTACCTAACCACATCCTCGACCACATCCTCTCTTTCCTCCCTTTCAAAACCCTCGTCTCTCTCCGACCAACATCCAAGCATCTCCGGTCTTTGATCCTCTCTCCAACTTTCCTCTCCGACCATTCCTTCTCCCTCCCTTCTTTCCTCCTCCTCTCTCACCCTCAGGCTTTTCAATCTTTCCCTCTCTTCGACCCTAACCTCATATCCTGGCGCACGTTACCACTCCCTCGCTCCCTCTCGCTAACCTGCGCCTCCTCCCTCCTCTCTTCTTCCCACGGCCTCCTCTGCTTCTCCGTCTCCCCTTCCTCTGCTTCTTCTCTCTCCGTCTTCAACCCCTTGACCAGATCCTCCAGATCTATCAAATTCCCGTTCTACCCTTTCCCCTTTGAGCTTCTCTCCCTCGTCGCTTTCCCTGACAGCTACCGGATCTTCACCATCTCCTCCTCCTCCTCCACGTCGAGGTCCGTTTGTCTCTACGATTCCGGCGACCGCTCGTGGAGAATATTCGGCGGCGTTGACCAAGTGTTACCTCGTGGGTTTAATCAAGATGGAGTCTTTTACAATGGGTCACTCTACTTCGTCAGATCCGAGCCTTTTCTCCTCGTGAGCGTCAATCTCGACGACGGAAAATGGACAGCCGCCACCGGAGACGGAGTCTTCCCGGCGGAGGATGAGATCACGTTTGCTAGATTAGTTACTGATCCCGAGAAGAAGATTCTTTACATGGTGGGAGGAATCGGAAGCAATGGGATATGCAGGAGCATCAAGATTTATGAATTTAAAAGAGAAACAGAGAGTTGGATCGAAGCTGAAACGCTCCCGGACATTGTTTGCCGGAAGTTTACTTCGGTTTGTTACCACAACTACGAGCATGTGTACTGTCTTTGGCACAAGGAGATGATCTGCGTCTGTTGCTATAATTGGCCTGAGATTCTCTTCTTTCATGTTGGGAGAAGGACATGGCATTGGGTTCCCAAGTGTCCTTCGTTGCCGGAGAAATGGAGCTGTGGGTTTCGCTGGTTCTCTCTCGTCCCGAGCTTGTCTGCTTCCGTTTAA